A stretch of Comamonadaceae bacterium M7527 DNA encodes these proteins:
- a CDS encoding M23 family metallopeptidase — MGAASVLQPSPSSPSVWATVIKTAGAATAGTADAEFCLFTGHHRFRSDARADKPHTRHAKPTRTTAPHTSWQKRLFLFGLSLFGLGITSFGIGSVLDQTRIAASQDDVAATSVSGLIGDALNLPFDINSSRQSSGASDVLLYSHDWIRRGDNIVSLLQRMGVQDDALAAWMRQDKASRAVMANPNNKRVNVAYTLEGGVQQLVMRWIPDNAVDQFTRLTVSRNDSGQFASLSETLPLERRQRLASGRIESSLFAATDAGDIPDSIAMSVAEVFANDIDFNRDLRKGDTFSLVYEQLEADGEPFKAGRLLAVQFVNNGRELNGIWFQNGTAKGEYFDLNGNSTRRFYLASPMEFSRVTSSFAMRFHPIQKRWKRHLGVDYGAPTGTPVRTVGDGRVSFAGVKRGFGNVVEVQHDSKNMTLYAHLSRIYVRKGQRVERGENIGAVGATGWATGPHLHFEHRVGGVHKNPALLARNSRAMTISKARMGEFVAVAQDMYSQLEAAGWMTAQGQTPVTN; from the coding sequence GTGGGCGCGGCCAGCGTTTTGCAGCCAAGCCCCAGTAGCCCAAGCGTTTGGGCTACCGTTATCAAAACTGCAGGTGCAGCCACAGCTGGCACCGCAGACGCGGAGTTTTGCTTGTTTACTGGACACCACCGTTTTAGAAGCGACGCACGGGCTGACAAGCCCCATACGCGCCACGCCAAACCCACACGCACAACAGCGCCACACACATCCTGGCAAAAGCGTTTGTTCCTGTTTGGCCTGAGCCTGTTCGGCTTGGGTATTACCTCGTTTGGCATAGGCAGCGTGCTGGACCAAACACGCATTGCAGCCTCCCAGGACGATGTCGCCGCCACATCGGTCAGTGGCCTGATTGGCGACGCGCTCAACCTGCCCTTTGACATCAACTCAAGCCGTCAAAGCAGTGGCGCATCGGATGTGCTGCTGTACAGCCACGACTGGATTCGCCGGGGCGACAACATCGTAAGCCTGCTACAGCGCATGGGCGTGCAAGACGATGCCCTTGCCGCGTGGATGCGCCAGGACAAAGCCTCGCGTGCGGTCATGGCCAACCCCAACAACAAGCGCGTTAACGTGGCCTACACCCTAGAGGGTGGCGTGCAGCAACTGGTGATGCGCTGGATACCCGACAACGCTGTTGACCAATTCACGCGCCTCACCGTGTCGCGCAACGACAGCGGCCAGTTCGCCAGCCTGTCTGAAACCCTCCCCCTGGAACGTCGCCAGCGCTTGGCCAGCGGGCGTATAGAGTCATCACTGTTTGCCGCCACCGATGCAGGCGACATTCCAGACAGCATTGCCATGAGCGTGGCCGAAGTGTTTGCCAACGACATTGACTTCAACCGCGACCTGCGCAAGGGCGACACCTTCAGCCTGGTGTACGAGCAGCTTGAAGCAGACGGCGAGCCCTTTAAAGCAGGCCGCTTGTTGGCGGTTCAATTTGTTAACAACGGGCGTGAGCTCAACGGCATCTGGTTTCAAAACGGCACAGCCAAGGGCGAATACTTCGACTTGAACGGCAACAGTACAAGGCGCTTTTACCTAGCCTCTCCCATGGAGTTTTCACGCGTTACCAGCAGCTTTGCCATGCGTTTTCACCCCATTCAAAAGCGCTGGAAGCGCCACCTGGGCGTTGATTACGGCGCACCCACTGGTACGCCTGTGCGTACAGTGGGCGATGGCCGCGTGTCGTTTGCCGGCGTGAAGCGCGGCTTTGGCAACGTAGTTGAAGTGCAGCACGACAGCAAAAACATGACGCTGTACGCCCACTTGAGCCGTATTTACGTGCGCAAGGGTCAGCGTGTTGAGCGCGGCGAAAACATTGGCGCAGTGGGAGCCACAGGCTGGGCCACTGGGCCGCACTTGCACTTTGAGCACCGCGTTGGTGGTGTGCACAAAAACCCTGCACTGCTCGCCCGCAACAGTCGCGCCATGACCATCAGCAAGGCGCGCATGGGCGAGTTTGTGGCGGTTGCCCAAGATATGTACTCTCAGCTTGAGGCCGCAGGCTGGATGACAGCACAAGGCCAGACCCCGGTCACAAACTAA
- a CDS encoding anhydro-N-acetylmuramic acid kinase, which yields MTTATRHAPTPHNNGLFIGLMSGTSLDGVDGVLCRIDQDGQPYVMAHAHQAFSPAVKCLALQLNTAGHNELALAAQLANSLSHINAGVCEQLLAYANLNASDIQAVASHGQTVRHAPHAAPNLDGLNSVGYSLQVNNPALLAELTGIDVIADFRSRDIAANGQGAPLVPAFHQHVFARNNETVAVLNIGGMANVSVLAPTGVWGCDTGPGNVLLDTWVHQQLGQAFDADGAWGASGSVHSDLLHALLQEPFFATNQTASPTSTGRDLFNAQWLAQRLKGFTHVAAADVQATLGALTAHSAAQQIQLISTQATPPGSVLVCGGGAYNKQLMAQLRLAMPHATVHTTDEVGMPALHVEACAFAWLAWCFTQRRPGNVVAATGALGPRVLGALYPA from the coding sequence ATGACTACCGCCACACGCCACGCGCCAACTCCCCACAACAATGGCCTGTTTATTGGCCTGATGTCTGGCACCTCGCTTGACGGGGTTGACGGCGTGTTGTGCCGCATAGACCAGGACGGCCAGCCGTACGTCATGGCACACGCCCACCAGGCATTCAGCCCTGCCGTCAAGTGCTTGGCATTGCAGCTCAACACAGCGGGGCACAATGAACTGGCGTTGGCGGCCCAGTTGGCCAACAGCTTGTCGCACATCAACGCCGGCGTATGCGAACAGCTACTGGCCTACGCAAACCTAAACGCCTCGGACATACAAGCCGTTGCCAGCCATGGCCAGACAGTGAGGCACGCGCCGCATGCGGCCCCCAATCTGGATGGGCTTAATAGCGTGGGCTATTCGCTGCAAGTGAACAACCCAGCACTGTTGGCTGAACTGACCGGCATAGACGTTATCGCCGACTTTCGCAGCCGCGATATTGCGGCGAACGGCCAAGGCGCACCGCTGGTGCCTGCATTTCATCAACACGTATTTGCTCGCAACAATGAAACAGTTGCTGTGCTCAATATTGGCGGCATGGCCAATGTCAGCGTGCTTGCGCCCACAGGCGTCTGGGGCTGTGACACTGGCCCAGGCAATGTGCTGCTGGACACATGGGTGCACCAACAGTTGGGCCAGGCTTTTGATGCCGATGGCGCTTGGGGCGCCAGCGGCAGCGTGCACTCGGACTTGTTGCACGCGCTGTTGCAAGAGCCCTTTTTTGCCACCAACCAGACAGCCTCGCCCACCAGCACCGGTCGCGATTTGTTTAATGCCCAGTGGCTGGCGCAGCGGCTGAAAGGCTTCACCCATGTGGCAGCAGCTGACGTGCAAGCCACGCTGGGTGCGCTTACCGCCCATAGCGCGGCGCAGCAAATCCAGCTGATAAGCACCCAGGCAACACCGCCTGGCAGCGTACTGGTGTGTGGCGGTGGTGCTTACAACAAGCAGCTGATGGCGCAACTGCGCCTGGCCATGCCACACGCCACAGTGCACACCACCGACGAGGTGGGGATGCCCGCACTGCACGTAGAGGCCTGTGCCTTTGCATGGCTGGCGTGGTGTTTCACGCAGCGCCGCCCTGGCAACGTGGTTGCGGCAACAGGCGCACTGGGCCCGCGCGTGCTGGGCGCACTGTACCCGGCCTAG
- the erpA gene encoding iron-sulfur cluster insertion protein ErpA produces the protein MSAVAESVPDMEMPSALVFTDSAAAKVADLIAEEGNPELKLRVFVQGGGCSGFQYGFTFDEITNEDDTTMTKNGVSLLIDAMSYQYLIGAEIDYKEDLQGAQFVIKNPNATTTCGCGSSFSV, from the coding sequence ATGTCCGCAGTTGCAGAGTCAGTACCAGACATGGAAATGCCCAGCGCCTTGGTGTTTACCGACAGCGCCGCGGCCAAAGTGGCAGACCTCATTGCCGAAGAAGGCAACCCTGAGTTGAAGCTGCGTGTATTTGTGCAAGGTGGCGGCTGCTCTGGTTTTCAGTACGGCTTTACCTTTGACGAAATCACCAACGAAGACGACACCACCATGACCAAAAATGGCGTGTCCCTGCTGATCGACGCCATGAGCTACCAGTACCTCATTGGCGCAGAGATTGATTACAAGGAAGACTTGCAGGGTGCACAGTTTGTCATCAAGAACCCCAACGCAACGACCACATGTGGTTGTGGCTCGAGCTTTAGCGTTTAA
- a CDS encoding polymer-forming cytoskeletal protein, whose protein sequence is MLGKKKMPLIKSLIASGTTIGGDISFEDGLRIDGVITGDVKGREGKPSVLVVSENARIEGAVSADHVIVNGTVLGPVEAKQLIELQPKARVEGNVEYKSIELHLGALVTGQLCPLVAQSDEKAPLKLAVKQA, encoded by the coding sequence ATGTTGGGTAAAAAGAAGATGCCACTGATCAAAAGCTTGATCGCATCAGGCACCACCATTGGTGGTGATATTTCTTTTGAGGATGGTTTGCGCATTGATGGCGTTATAACCGGCGACGTCAAAGGCCGCGAAGGCAAGCCCAGCGTGCTGGTGGTAAGCGAAAACGCGCGCATTGAAGGTGCTGTATCGGCCGACCACGTGATCGTCAACGGCACTGTACTGGGCCCTGTAGAGGCCAAGCAGCTGATTGAACTACAGCCCAAAGCCCGCGTTGAAGGCAACGTGGAATACAAATCTATAGAGTTGCACCTGGGTGCCCTGGTCACTGGTCAGCTGTGCCCGTTGGTGGCCCAGTCCGACGAGAAAGCCCCTCTTAAACTCGCGGTCAAGCAGGCCTAA
- the rpsI gene encoding 30S ribosomal protein S9 — MIGDWNNGTGRRKSSVARVFIKKGSGKITVNGKDIENYFGRQTSIMIAKQPLVLTENVESFDIQVNVHGGGESGQAGAVRHGITRALMDYDANLKPALSAAGYVTRDAREVERKKVGLRSARRRKQFSKR, encoded by the coding sequence ATGATTGGTGATTGGAACAATGGCACAGGCCGCCGCAAATCAAGCGTCGCGCGTGTGTTTATCAAAAAAGGCTCAGGCAAGATCACGGTAAACGGTAAAGACATCGAAAACTATTTCGGTCGTCAAACCTCTATCATGATTGCCAAGCAGCCCTTGGTGCTCACAGAAAATGTTGAAAGCTTTGACATTCAAGTGAACGTGCACGGCGGTGGTGAATCTGGCCAGGCCGGTGCGGTACGTCACGGCATTACACGTGCCCTGATGGACTACGACGCCAACCTCAAGCCAGCGCTGTCAGCAGCTGGTTACGTGACTCGCGATGCTCGCGAAGTGGAACGTAAAAAGGTTGGTTTGCGTTCAGCTCGTCGTCGCAAGCAGTTCAGCAAGCGTTAA
- the rplM gene encoding 50S ribosomal protein L13, with amino-acid sequence MKTFSAKPAEVVHEWFVIDATDKVLGRVASEVALRLRGKHKAIYTPHVDTGDFIVVINASKIKVTGNKALDKVYYRHSGFPGGIYGTNFRDMQAKHPGRALEKAVKGMLPKGPLGYAMVKKLKVYGGAEHPHTAQQPKVLEI; translated from the coding sequence ATGAAAACTTTCAGCGCAAAACCCGCTGAGGTCGTCCATGAGTGGTTTGTGATTGACGCCACCGATAAGGTGCTCGGACGAGTAGCCAGCGAAGTTGCTCTCCGTCTACGCGGCAAACACAAGGCCATTTACACGCCTCACGTTGACACCGGCGATTTCATCGTCGTTATCAATGCATCCAAAATTAAAGTCACAGGCAACAAGGCCTTGGACAAGGTGTACTACCGTCACTCTGGTTTCCCAGGTGGCATTTACGGCACCAACTTCCGTGACATGCAAGCCAAGCACCCAGGCCGCGCCCTGGAAAAAGCGGTCAAGGGCATGTTGCCCAAAGGCCCACTTGGTTACGCCATGGTCAAGAAGCTCAAAGTGTATGGCGGTGCCGAGCACCCACATACTGCCCAGCAACCCAAAGTGTTGGAAATCTAA
- the paaA gene encoding 1,2-phenylacetyl-CoA epoxidase subunit A — MYTQSLDQAPVNSNAGDAIDIRQDAAKQAAFDAVIDADGKIEAQDWMPAAYRKTLVRQISQHAHSEVVGMLPEGNWIGRAPSLKRKAILLAKVQDEAGHGLYLYSAAETLGSSRDELLDGLHSGRAKYSSIFNYPTLSWADVGTIGWLVDGAAIMNQVPLCRCSYGPYARAMIRVCKEESFHQRQGFDALLAMMQGTQAQRDMVQESVNRWWWPVLMMFGPPDSDSPNSAQGMRWGIKRISNDDLRQKFIDATVAQAQTLGVTLPDPDLKWNEARGHYDFGSINWQAFQDVLAGKGPCNTERLATRVKAHNDGQWVRDAAAAYAAKQAARQQRQAA, encoded by the coding sequence ATGTACACCCAGTCTCTTGACCAGGCGCCAGTCAACAGCAACGCAGGCGATGCCATAGATATTCGCCAGGACGCGGCCAAACAAGCCGCGTTTGATGCCGTCATAGATGCCGACGGAAAAATTGAAGCGCAAGATTGGATGCCAGCGGCCTACCGCAAAACATTGGTGCGTCAAATCTCGCAACACGCACACTCTGAAGTGGTGGGTATGCTGCCAGAAGGCAACTGGATTGGCCGCGCACCCTCACTCAAACGCAAAGCCATTTTGCTGGCCAAGGTGCAAGACGAGGCCGGGCACGGCCTGTACTTGTACAGCGCTGCCGAAACGCTAGGCTCCAGCCGCGACGAGCTGCTGGACGGTCTGCACAGCGGGCGCGCCAAATACTCCAGCATTTTCAACTACCCCACCTTGTCATGGGCAGACGTGGGCACCATTGGCTGGTTGGTAGATGGCGCTGCCATCATGAACCAAGTGCCGTTGTGCCGCTGCTCATACGGGCCCTACGCGCGCGCCATGATTCGTGTGTGTAAGGAAGAGTCGTTCCACCAACGCCAGGGCTTTGATGCATTGCTGGCCATGATGCAGGGCACGCAAGCCCAACGCGACATGGTGCAAGAGTCTGTCAACCGCTGGTGGTGGCCCGTGCTGATGATGTTCGGCCCACCGGACTCTGACAGCCCCAACAGCGCACAAGGCATGCGCTGGGGCATAAAGCGCATATCCAACGATGACTTGCGCCAGAAGTTTATTGACGCCACGGTTGCTCAAGCCCAAACCCTGGGCGTCACCCTGCCTGACCCCGACCTGAAATGGAACGAGGCGCGCGGCCACTACGACTTTGGCAGCATCAACTGGCAAGCGTTTCAGGACGTGCTGGCGGGCAAAGGCCCTTGCAACACAGAGCGATTGGCCACACGCGTGAAAGCCCATAACGACGGGCAATGGGTGCGCGACGCAGCGGCCGCCTACGCGGCCAAACAAGCCGCGCGCCAGCAACGTCAAGCCGCATAA
- the paaB gene encoding 1,2-phenylacetyl-CoA epoxidase subunit B, giving the protein MSHDINHTGQLHLWEVFVRPSMGLDHKHCGSVHAADAQHAMQVARDVYTRRMEGVSIWVVPSNAITASAPADKGALFDPASDKIYRHPTFYKLPESVDHM; this is encoded by the coding sequence ATGAGCCATGACATCAACCACACGGGCCAGCTGCATTTATGGGAAGTGTTTGTGCGCCCCAGCATGGGCTTGGACCACAAACACTGCGGCAGTGTGCATGCCGCCGACGCGCAACACGCCATGCAGGTGGCACGTGACGTGTACACCCGCCGCATGGAGGGCGTGTCTATTTGGGTGGTGCCATCCAACGCCATAACGGCCAGCGCACCAGCTGACAAAGGCGCGCTGTTTGACCCTGCCAGCGACAAAATCTACCGCCATCCCACCTTTTACAAGCTGCCCGAGTCGGTAGACCACATGTAA
- the paaC gene encoding phenylacetate-CoA oxygenase subunit PaaC has translation MPLSARYMLHLGDNALVLAQRLSQWCGHGPMLEEDISLTNTALDLLGQARLLYTRAAELHGAGLSEDDYAYWRDEFGFLNWTLTELPNAPAAAGTVAQDRDYATTIVRVALYSALMVQLWQQLLGSTDEQLSGIAAKSVKEARYHWQHARMWLVRLGDGTPKSHARTQAALTQLLPYMQECFTDSALDQAAAASGVGVLPSSLQDDWLITMQQAATEATLSWPTMQGFVSCGKLGQHSEHMGFMLAEMQAVTRAHPGAGW, from the coding sequence ATGCCTTTGTCTGCGCGCTACATGCTGCACCTGGGCGATAACGCCTTGGTTCTGGCACAACGTTTAAGCCAATGGTGTGGCCACGGCCCCATGCTTGAAGAAGACATCAGCCTGACCAACACCGCCCTGGACTTGCTAGGCCAAGCGCGCTTGCTGTACACGCGTGCGGCTGAGCTGCACGGCGCAGGCCTGAGTGAAGACGACTATGCGTATTGGCGCGACGAGTTTGGTTTTTTAAACTGGACACTCACTGAACTGCCCAACGCGCCTGCAGCAGCCGGCACCGTTGCGCAAGACCGTGACTACGCCACCACCATTGTTCGCGTGGCCTTGTACAGCGCACTGATGGTGCAACTGTGGCAGCAACTCCTTGGCAGCACAGACGAGCAGCTCAGCGGCATTGCCGCCAAGTCTGTGAAAGAAGCGCGCTACCACTGGCAACACGCGCGCATGTGGCTGGTGCGCTTGGGTGACGGCACGCCAAAGTCTCACGCCAGGACACAGGCTGCCCTGACGCAACTGCTGCCCTACATGCAGGAGTGCTTTACAGACAGCGCGCTGGACCAGGCGGCCGCGGCCAGTGGCGTGGGCGTGCTGCCCAGCAGCCTGCAAGACGATTGGCTCATCACCATGCAACAAGCGGCCACTGAGGCCACCCTCTCTTGGCCCACCATGCAAGGCTTTGTGTCTTGCGGCAAGCTGGGCCAGCATTCTGAGCACATGGGCTTTATGTTGGCTGAAATGCAAGCCGTGACCCGCGCGCATCCCGGCGCCGGCTGGTAA
- the paaJ gene encoding phenylacetate-CoA oxygenase subunit PaaJ, producing the protein MTTAVPLDAFGLADPRPQKRAQVAPNTATGQARVQAAHAALEAVMDPEIPVINLRELGVLRDVTLQNDTLQVTITPTYAGCPAMAQMREDIEVALHNEGLSPFEVRTVLSPAWTTDWMSASTHDKLRAYGIAPPAHLSTEPANMAQPIRWHSLPQATPACPQCASTLTTLIAQSGSTACKALYRCVQCSEPFDYFKPY; encoded by the coding sequence ATGACCACAGCCGTGCCACTTGACGCTTTTGGTCTGGCCGACCCGCGCCCACAAAAGCGTGCGCAAGTGGCACCCAACACCGCCACTGGCCAGGCGCGCGTACAAGCTGCACACGCTGCACTCGAGGCGGTGATGGACCCCGAAATACCCGTGATCAACTTGCGTGAACTGGGGGTGCTGCGAGACGTGACGCTGCAAAACGACACGCTGCAAGTCACCATCACGCCCACTTATGCCGGCTGCCCGGCCATGGCGCAAATGCGCGAAGACATAGAGGTGGCCTTGCACAACGAGGGTTTGTCGCCATTCGAGGTGCGTACCGTGCTGTCGCCCGCATGGACGACAGACTGGATGAGCGCCAGCACACATGACAAACTGCGCGCCTACGGCATAGCGCCGCCCGCACACCTCAGCACCGAGCCCGCCAACATGGCGCAGCCCATACGCTGGCACAGCTTGCCGCAAGCCACGCCCGCTTGCCCGCAATGCGCCAGCACGCTCACCACACTGATAGCGCAGTCTGGCTCCACCGCCTGCAAGGCCTTGTACCGCTGTGTGCAGTGCAGCGAGCCCTTTGACTACTTCAAGCCCTACTAG
- a CDS encoding aminotransferase class I/II-fold pyridoxal phosphate-dependent enzyme, with protein MKLETLAVHAGFSPDPTTKAVAVPIYQTVAYAFDDTQHGADLFDLKVPGNIYSRIMNPTNGVLEARVAALEGGVGALAVASGMSAITYAIQTIAESGDNIVSASQLYGGTYNLLAHTLPQMGIETRFADASKPETFESLIDEHTKALYCESVGNPLGNVTDIKALADIAHKHGVPLIVDNTVPSPALCRPIEHGADIVVHSLTKYLGGHGTTIGGIIVDSGKFPWAEHKARFKRLNEPDVSYHGVVYTEALGPAAFIGRARVVPLRNMGAALSPMNAFQILQGIETLALRMDRICDNAVKVAQFLKGHAKIAWVNYAGLPDHADYALVKRQMGGRASGIISFGLKAADPLAAGTAFQDALALFTRLVNIGDAKSLACHPASTTHRQLNETELAKAGVSRDMVRLSIGIEHIDDLIADLEQALAKA; from the coding sequence ATGAAGTTGGAAACACTGGCCGTACACGCTGGCTTTTCGCCAGACCCCACCACCAAGGCCGTGGCGGTGCCGATTTACCAAACCGTGGCCTATGCGTTTGATGACACGCAGCACGGCGCAGACTTGTTCGACCTGAAAGTGCCGGGCAATATTTACTCGCGCATCATGAACCCCACCAATGGCGTACTTGAGGCGCGTGTGGCGGCACTTGAAGGCGGCGTTGGCGCACTGGCCGTGGCCTCTGGCATGTCTGCCATCACCTACGCGATTCAAACCATTGCAGAGTCCGGCGACAACATCGTGTCGGCCTCGCAGCTCTACGGTGGCACTTACAACTTGCTGGCCCACACGTTGCCGCAAATGGGCATAGAAACCCGCTTTGCCGACGCCAGCAAGCCAGAAACCTTTGAGTCCTTGATTGACGAGCACACCAAGGCCTTGTACTGCGAGTCAGTGGGTAACCCGCTGGGCAACGTGACCGATATCAAGGCGTTGGCCGACATTGCACACAAGCATGGCGTGCCACTCATTGTGGACAACACTGTGCCAAGCCCGGCGCTGTGCCGCCCCATCGAGCATGGCGCTGATATTGTGGTGCACTCACTCACCAAATACCTGGGCGGCCACGGCACCACCATTGGCGGCATTATTGTTGACTCAGGCAAATTCCCCTGGGCTGAACACAAGGCGCGCTTCAAGCGCCTCAACGAGCCAGATGTGAGCTACCACGGCGTGGTGTACACCGAAGCGCTTGGCCCTGCAGCCTTTATTGGCCGCGCCCGCGTGGTACCACTGCGCAACATGGGTGCAGCACTTAGCCCCATGAACGCATTCCAAATTTTGCAAGGCATTGAAACACTGGCCTTGCGCATGGACCGCATCTGCGACAACGCCGTGAAGGTGGCGCAGTTCTTGAAGGGCCACGCCAAAATTGCCTGGGTCAATTACGCAGGCTTGCCAGACCACGCTGACTATGCCTTGGTCAAGCGTCAAATGGGTGGTCGTGCCTCAGGCATCATCAGCTTTGGCCTAAAGGCGGCTGATCCACTGGCCGCAGGCACCGCCTTCCAGGATGCGCTGGCGTTGTTCACCCGTTTGGTCAACATCGGCGACGCCAAGTCCTTGGCCTGTCACCCGGCGTCTACAACTCACCGCCAGCTGAATGAGACAGAGCTGGCCAAAGCTGGTGTGTCACGCGACATGGTGCGCTTGTCTATAGGCATTGAGCACATTGATGACTTGATTGCAGACCTGGAGCAGGCTTTGGCCAAGGCTTGA